A genomic region of Nostoc sp. UHCC 0702 contains the following coding sequences:
- a CDS encoding DUF1345 domain-containing protein produces the protein MEFGILLSLIENSKPRLLLSLVLAGVVFMLISPASLEFRLLAAWDTGILCFLILVGLMMIGANHEQTRHRAQRQEIDHLAIFILVVFIAFASLFIIAAVLAKHKDSFTAEVGLSIVAIICSWLLMHTTFVLHYAAFYYRKHSFAPEAEYIGGLDFSSGKPPDYLDFMYFTFTLGMTSQTSDTALVSSAMRRLALGHTVMSFFFYSVILTLTISIISGLM, from the coding sequence ATGGAATTTGGCATTTTACTTAGTCTGATTGAAAATTCTAAACCTCGTTTGCTGTTATCGTTGGTACTGGCCGGGGTCGTTTTTATGTTGATATCGCCTGCAAGCTTGGAATTTCGCCTGCTTGCCGCTTGGGATACAGGAATTTTATGTTTTTTAATACTAGTGGGTTTAATGATGATTGGCGCGAATCATGAACAGACACGCCATCGCGCACAGCGACAGGAAATTGACCATTTGGCAATTTTTATTTTGGTTGTTTTTATAGCTTTTGCTAGTTTGTTTATTATTGCAGCAGTGCTAGCAAAACATAAAGATAGTTTTACTGCTGAGGTTGGGCTGTCCATAGTGGCAATTATCTGCTCTTGGCTGCTGATGCACACTACTTTTGTGCTACATTATGCCGCATTTTATTACCGTAAGCATTCTTTTGCTCCAGAGGCAGAATATATAGGAGGGCTAGATTTTTCTAGTGGAAAACCGCCTGACTATTTAGACTTTATGTATTTCACATTTACTCTGGGTATGACCTCCCAGACTTCGGACACAGCACTTGTCTCATCTGCCATGCGACGACTAGCTTTAGGACATACAGTGATGTCATTCTTTTTCTACAGCGTCATTCTCACTCTAACGATCAGCATTATTTCTGGACTGATGTAA
- a CDS encoding DUF1345 domain-containing protein translates to MTTTQHKTPDPEPHQNTKSPLKSKSRVLMTGLSIGHSLSHLDSKSRLGLSIMLAMTVFLRLPNTIHLANRILTAWILGVFCFLTLVVLMMCSATPQKTRYRAQRQEAQHLAVFLLVVITACTSIFAIGLMQAINDSKNIPESALALQIALSLVAVICSWFLTHTMFALHYATCYYHPDFLNEEIGYVGGLSFPGDELPDYWDFMYFSFTIGMTAQTSDISLPAFGMRRLAIGHGMISFFFYMVILGSGVNVASGLI, encoded by the coding sequence GTGACAACTACACAACACAAGACACCTGATCCTGAACCCCATCAAAATACTAAATCTCCTCTGAAGTCGAAGAGTAGAGTATTGATGACTGGTCTTTCAATTGGACATAGTTTGTCGCATTTAGATTCAAAAAGCCGCCTGGGGTTAAGTATTATGTTGGCAATGACAGTTTTTTTACGACTGCCAAATACCATACATTTAGCCAATCGCATCCTCACAGCTTGGATTTTAGGAGTTTTCTGCTTTTTGACATTAGTAGTATTAATGATGTGCAGTGCAACTCCCCAAAAAACGCGTTATCGCGCTCAACGCCAAGAAGCTCAGCATTTAGCTGTTTTTCTTTTAGTAGTCATTACTGCCTGTACAAGTATCTTTGCGATTGGGCTAATGCAAGCAATTAACGACAGCAAAAATATTCCTGAATCTGCCTTAGCACTGCAAATTGCGCTGTCTTTAGTAGCTGTGATCTGTTCTTGGTTTCTGACTCACACTATGTTTGCGCTTCACTATGCCACCTGCTACTACCATCCAGATTTCTTGAACGAGGAGATAGGATATGTTGGCGGCTTGAGTTTTCCAGGGGATGAGTTACCTGACTACTGGGACTTTATGTATTTCTCCTTCACCATAGGCATGACAGCTCAAACTTCAGATATTTCGCTTCCAGCCTTCGGAATGCGAAGGCTTGCTATAGGACATGGAATGATTTCTTTTTTCTTCTACATGGTGATTTTAGGTTCGGGCGTGAATGTGGCATCGGGGCTGATTTAA
- a CDS encoding DUF5132 domain-containing protein, translating into MFELEALLLGLEPITAAVIGLGALAIAPIIGAVDAATGSNLSDSARSTAKTGLVWAFEAFDKVQASAAEASESFQDLIAEAKSDIRSSKNGKSEVAPREVTIG; encoded by the coding sequence ATGTTTGAACTAGAAGCTTTATTGCTAGGACTAGAGCCAATAACTGCTGCGGTAATTGGTCTTGGGGCACTAGCTATTGCACCTATTATTGGTGCTGTAGATGCTGCGACGGGTAGCAATTTATCTGACTCAGCGCGTTCAACAGCTAAGACTGGATTAGTTTGGGCTTTTGAAGCCTTTGACAAAGTGCAAGCTAGCGCTGCTGAAGCTTCTGAATCCTTCCAGGATTTGATTGCAGAAGCCAAATCTGATATTAGGTCTTCCAAGAATGGCAAAAGTGAAGTAGCTCCTCGTGAGGTAACGATTGGGTAA
- a CDS encoding DUF454 family protein, producing MLKQIRNAGRIVVGSVCIVLGIIGILLPLVPGTPFLLVAAFCFSTLES from the coding sequence ATGCTCAAGCAAATCAGAAACGCCGGGAGAATTGTCGTTGGTTCCGTTTGTATTGTTTTGGGTATAATTGGGATACTTCTCCCCTTAGTCCCTGGCACTCCTTTTCTTCTTGTTGCTGCTTTCTGTTTCAGTACTTTGGAATCATAA
- a CDS encoding ArsA family ATPase, whose protein sequence is MSRIITFLGKADTRHTTLAIATAKWFAQYSQRVLLVTHNPNPSAELLLETSLKATPQEIAPNLSVVQLQATVLLEEVWEEVKKWLALYLPSSVKMEIYSGEVIILPGFDSLLSFNALRKYYQSEDYDVIIYDGRGDLESLRMLGIPNIADWYFRRFREALESLDLSKIADSIGGPLASALLSVNMDTRKVQDAIVQIQDLIAKSVAVVGDAKRLSAYLVTTDEPAAIAEARWLWGSAQQVDLRVSGVLAYQSYEAANKTELEQAFAPLEVNLIPALQKHNWEPLLDALPDFKTIPHVPQPLTVDLVQRQVQVFLPGFSKSQVKLTQLGTELTVEAGDQRRNIVLPDELRNQPVTGGKFEEPYLVISF, encoded by the coding sequence ATGAGCAGAATTATTACATTTTTAGGCAAGGCGGATACGAGACACACCACACTGGCGATCGCCACTGCTAAATGGTTTGCTCAGTATTCTCAACGGGTGCTACTAGTAACCCATAATCCCAATCCCAGCGCAGAACTGCTGTTAGAAACTTCCCTCAAAGCAACTCCCCAAGAGATTGCGCCTAATCTAAGTGTGGTACAGTTGCAAGCAACAGTACTATTAGAGGAAGTTTGGGAAGAAGTCAAAAAGTGGTTGGCTCTCTACCTCCCATCTTCTGTAAAAATGGAGATATATTCGGGAGAGGTGATTATCCTACCGGGTTTTGACAGCCTTCTGTCTTTCAACGCTCTGCGAAAGTACTATCAAAGTGAAGACTATGATGTCATCATCTATGATGGGCGGGGAGATTTAGAATCATTGAGAATGCTGGGTATTCCCAACATTGCAGATTGGTATTTTCGCCGATTTCGTGAAGCGTTAGAATCTCTAGATTTGAGTAAAATCGCCGACTCGATTGGGGGCCCTCTCGCCAGTGCTTTGTTGAGTGTAAATATGGACACCCGAAAAGTGCAAGATGCTATTGTGCAAATTCAAGATTTGATTGCTAAAAGCGTTGCAGTTGTAGGAGATGCCAAAAGGTTAAGTGCTTATTTAGTGACTACAGATGAACCAGCAGCCATCGCTGAGGCTCGTTGGCTTTGGGGTAGCGCACAGCAGGTTGATTTGCGAGTAAGTGGGGTTTTAGCTTATCAAAGTTATGAAGCAGCTAACAAAACTGAACTAGAGCAAGCTTTTGCTCCATTGGAAGTAAACCTAATTCCAGCGTTGCAAAAACACAATTGGGAACCTCTATTAGATGCACTACCAGATTTTAAAACTATTCCTCATGTTCCCCAACCTTTAACAGTTGATTTGGTGCAACGTCAGGTACAAGTATTCTTGCCAGGATTCAGCAAATCGCAAGTCAAGCTTACCCAGTTGGGTACAGAACTCACGGTTGAAGCAGGTGATCAACGGCGAAATATTGTTTTACCAGATGAACTACGAAATCAACCAGTTACCGGAGGCAAATTTGAAGAACCTTATTTGGTTATTTCATTTTAG
- the cax gene encoding calcium/proton exchanger produces the protein MTTKDKILLCMLVFVPISFITEWLHLHPVIVFVTSGLAIIPLAAWIANSTEEIATVVGPSIGGLLNATFGNATEMIISIVALRAGLVEVVKASITGTIVANLLLALGAAIFLGGLRFKEQSFQPKVARINASSLNLALVVLLTPTAIDFTSKGLQPTTINNFSAVAAILLLVFYLLMLLFSMKTHRDMYELRATELDEAEQAEIKSHQHETSLWKNVAILLICTIALVFVSDVLVASLQKAITTLGFTSLFTGVILIPLFGGAVEYITAATFAMKNKMDLAVAVAMGSSLQIAMFVAPILVLVGQLMGQPMNLDFNPFEVLAVAIAVLITNSISTDGNSNWLEGALLLITYAVLGAAFYFHP, from the coding sequence ATGACAACAAAAGATAAAATCCTGCTTTGTATGTTAGTGTTTGTGCCCATTTCCTTTATAACGGAATGGCTGCATTTACATCCTGTGATTGTTTTTGTTACTTCTGGTTTAGCAATTATCCCCTTAGCAGCGTGGATTGCTAATTCTACAGAGGAAATTGCTACTGTTGTCGGGCCATCTATCGGCGGGTTGCTCAATGCTACTTTTGGCAACGCAACTGAGATGATTATCTCTATTGTTGCCCTTCGTGCGGGTTTGGTGGAGGTAGTAAAAGCCAGTATTACAGGTACTATCGTTGCTAACCTACTCCTGGCTCTAGGAGCAGCAATTTTCTTGGGAGGGTTACGTTTTAAAGAGCAAAGTTTTCAGCCTAAAGTGGCCCGAATTAATGCTTCTTCACTAAATCTGGCGTTGGTAGTGCTACTTACGCCTACTGCTATCGACTTCACATCTAAAGGATTACAGCCTACAACTATCAATAATTTTTCTGCGGTTGCTGCGATTTTGCTGTTAGTGTTCTACCTGTTGATGCTGCTGTTTTCTATGAAAACCCACAGGGATATGTATGAACTCAGAGCTACTGAGCTTGATGAGGCGGAACAGGCAGAAATTAAGTCTCATCAACATGAAACATCTTTGTGGAAGAATGTTGCTATCTTGCTAATTTGTACTATTGCGTTGGTATTTGTTTCTGATGTCTTAGTTGCCAGTTTACAAAAAGCGATTACAACTTTAGGCTTTACTAGTTTATTTACAGGGGTAATTCTGATTCCACTTTTTGGAGGTGCTGTAGAGTATATTACTGCTGCGACCTTTGCTATGAAAAATAAAATGGATTTAGCAGTAGCAGTGGCGATGGGTTCCAGCCTGCAAATTGCTATGTTTGTTGCTCCAATTTTGGTGTTAGTGGGTCAGTTGATGGGGCAACCGATGAATCTAGATTTTAACCCATTTGAAGTATTAGCAGTAGCGATCGCTGTTTTAATCACCAACTCCATCAGCACAGATGGAAACTCTAACTGGCTAGAGGGAGCCTTACTACTAATTACCTACGCAGTTTTAGGAGCAGCATTCTATTTCCATCCTTGA
- a CDS encoding Uma2 family endonuclease — protein MDEYQRLGISEYWIVDYLAVGSRNYLGNPKLPTVFVYLLDENGVYQSTAYRGTDSIVSRTFPELSVRVNQIFAT, from the coding sequence ATAGATGAATATCAACGCTTGGGTATATCTGAATATTGGATTGTAGATTATCTGGCTGTAGGTAGCCGAAATTATTTAGGTAACCCAAAATTACCGACGGTTTTTGTTTATCTCCTTGATGAAAATGGAGTCTATCAATCTACTGCTTATCGGGGTACGGATAGCATTGTATCGCGGACTTTCCCGGAACTCTCTGTGAGAGTTAACCAAATTTTCGCAACTTAG